In a genomic window of Sporosarcina trichiuri:
- a CDS encoding tryptophan-rich sensory protein: protein MGRTRKFSRTGLIVLITYVLMILMNYLANALPLNGMTTGEVSDSYSNLFAPAGYTFAIWGLIYVLLAFHVIYQLGFFRTGERSKVRQLTERVAVWFSVSSVANALWIAAWHYGKLGLSVVLMLVILVSLIVITAMTGKTELSMKEKFFLRLPFTVYFGWITVATIADITAFLVKSDWSGWGLSDAKWTVIVLLLGVAIGILTILRTWSAPYGFVLVWAYIGIYSKHIAPDGWNEHYPGIILTVSICILLLALLSLWVLIKRRKKRNRGYSSGYSRIR, encoded by the coding sequence ATGGGAAGGACACGCAAATTCAGCAGGACGGGTCTGATCGTGCTGATTACATACGTCCTCATGATTCTCATGAACTACTTGGCAAATGCACTGCCGCTGAATGGGATGACGACGGGGGAAGTGTCGGATTCGTACAGCAATCTATTTGCCCCGGCTGGCTATACATTCGCTATCTGGGGCCTGATTTACGTACTTCTTGCATTTCATGTCATCTATCAGCTCGGATTCTTCAGGACTGGGGAACGATCGAAAGTGCGCCAGCTGACGGAACGGGTGGCCGTCTGGTTTTCCGTATCGTCGGTTGCGAACGCCTTATGGATTGCGGCCTGGCACTACGGGAAGCTCGGCCTCTCGGTCGTGCTCATGCTGGTCATCTTGGTGAGCCTGATCGTTATTACTGCCATGACGGGCAAAACGGAGCTGTCGATGAAAGAGAAGTTCTTTTTGCGCCTGCCATTCACCGTCTACTTCGGCTGGATCACGGTCGCGACGATTGCAGATATCACGGCGTTCCTCGTCAAGTCGGACTGGAGCGGTTGGGGGCTCTCGGATGCGAAATGGACAGTCATTGTCCTGCTGCTCGGAGTGGCCATCGGCATTTTGACGATACTCAGAACATGGAGTGCTCCTTATGGCTTTGTTCTTGTCTGGGCCTATATCGGAATCTACAGCAAACACATTGCTCCGGATGGCTGGAACGAGCACTATCCCGGCATCATCCTGACCGTATCGATCTGCATCTTGCTGCTTGCGCTGTTAAGCTTGTGGGTGCTTATCAAACGACGAAAAAAA
- the helD gene encoding RNA polymerase recycling motor HelD: MQRHPDFEFEAERLEYTIHYMQRLLAESQRDVDASQEQIRHSMADLDYLDSSLSYINILTNTRFFEMARSQKETFEAVQQKPYFARIHFQPDDEKDQMLYIGKTSVFHQETQDPIIVDWRSPVANVYYDGRLGDLTYDVRGEQIHGHLHSKRQYQIEDGELLGVRDIDLTTNDELLQEALAGKADVRLTEIISTIQSEQNDIIRASLHKPIIVQGAAGSGKTTIALHRISYFLYTMGTDFPADKLMILAPSKLFMDYIADVLPELGVGAVNQTTYEDYVLAATGLNLNLTDPNGRLERLASSASAEDPAITVARLKGSGEYRRIMERYIRKLEAETAALFEDVFIDKYRIMGAKRLRNLFLEDFGYLPIEKRLERIRLIMNSEVTRKRKQLYALLSDKYEEALDKALYGIKDDEKRRLRITMIMDERDVRLPAVEREGKRKVSSYMKRFKKFNVKSLYRTWLTDSALQEELAPEWTEEFTAAFRGMHTKNTWESEDLAALYDLHIQLKGLDGEWKMRAVFIDEAQDYSEYQLAALHDGLGTDLFTLVGDLAQGIHSYRALTSWEPVLQMLPEATYTTLQKSYRTTIEVMELANTVLAQMDEDLPLVEPVVRHGIPPVFHEMDVLDSGQLKLVLEEIASRGHRSVAMICKTMAEAQSLTAALEQAGMAVQLLMPDSDIDESRLLIVPSVLSKGLEFDAVLIAAYTDPFRDTAIDRKLLYVAMTRPMHELHILGRAADALLG; encoded by the coding sequence ATGCAGAGACACCCCGATTTTGAGTTTGAGGCTGAACGTCTGGAGTATACCATCCACTACATGCAGCGGCTGCTGGCTGAATCGCAGCGTGACGTGGATGCCTCACAGGAGCAGATCCGCCATTCGATGGCCGATCTCGACTACTTGGACTCCAGTCTGAGCTACATCAACATCCTCACGAACACCCGATTTTTCGAAATGGCACGATCCCAGAAGGAAACCTTTGAAGCGGTACAGCAGAAACCGTATTTCGCCCGTATCCACTTCCAGCCTGATGATGAAAAGGACCAGATGCTCTACATCGGCAAAACGTCCGTCTTCCATCAGGAGACGCAGGATCCGATCATCGTCGACTGGCGCTCGCCCGTCGCGAACGTCTATTATGACGGGCGGCTCGGTGATCTGACGTATGACGTCCGCGGTGAGCAGATCCACGGTCATCTGCATTCGAAGCGGCAGTACCAGATCGAGGACGGCGAACTGCTCGGCGTCCGGGATATCGATCTGACGACGAATGACGAACTGCTGCAGGAGGCGCTTGCCGGCAAGGCGGACGTCCGGCTGACCGAGATCATCTCGACCATCCAGTCGGAGCAGAACGACATCATCCGGGCCAGCCTCCATAAGCCGATCATCGTGCAGGGGGCAGCCGGCAGCGGAAAGACGACGATCGCCCTCCACCGGATTTCGTATTTCCTCTATACGATGGGGACCGATTTCCCGGCAGACAAATTGATGATCCTCGCGCCGAGCAAACTGTTCATGGATTATATTGCCGATGTGCTGCCGGAGCTCGGCGTCGGGGCCGTCAACCAGACAACGTATGAAGACTATGTGCTGGCGGCCACCGGACTGAACTTGAACCTGACAGACCCGAACGGCAGGCTGGAGCGGCTCGCTTCCTCGGCGTCTGCTGAAGATCCGGCGATTACGGTCGCCCGGCTGAAAGGGTCCGGGGAGTACCGGCGGATCATGGAGCGCTACATACGGAAGCTCGAGGCTGAGACGGCTGCGCTGTTCGAAGACGTATTCATCGACAAATACAGGATCATGGGGGCGAAACGGCTCCGGAATCTTTTCCTGGAGGATTTCGGATACTTGCCGATCGAGAAACGGCTGGAGCGGATACGTCTGATCATGAACTCAGAAGTGACACGGAAGCGGAAGCAGCTGTATGCGCTGCTGTCGGATAAATATGAAGAAGCGCTCGACAAAGCGCTGTACGGCATCAAGGACGACGAAAAGCGCAGGCTGCGCATCACGATGATCATGGATGAACGGGACGTCCGGCTGCCTGCCGTGGAACGGGAAGGGAAGCGGAAAGTCTCTTCCTATATGAAACGCTTCAAGAAGTTCAATGTGAAATCGCTGTACCGCACTTGGCTGACAGACAGCGCGCTGCAGGAGGAACTGGCGCCGGAGTGGACGGAGGAGTTCACAGCTGCATTCCGCGGTATGCATACGAAGAATACGTGGGAGTCCGAGGATCTGGCAGCGCTCTATGACCTGCATATCCAGTTGAAAGGACTGGACGGCGAATGGAAGATGCGCGCGGTGTTCATCGACGAAGCGCAGGATTACAGCGAATACCAGCTGGCGGCGCTGCATGACGGTCTCGGCACGGACCTGTTCACGCTCGTCGGCGACCTGGCGCAGGGCATCCACAGCTACCGGGCGCTGACGTCCTGGGAGCCGGTGCTGCAGATGCTGCCCGAAGCGACGTACACGACGCTTCAGAAGAGCTACCGGACGACGATCGAAGTCATGGAACTCGCCAACACGGTGCTTGCACAGATGGATGAGGACCTGCCGCTCGTCGAACCTGTCGTGCGGCATGGGATCCCTCCGGTATTCCATGAGATGGACGTGCTGGACAGCGGGCAGCTGAAGCTGGTTCTGGAGGAAATCGCATCTAGAGGCCATCGGTCGGTCGCGATGATCTGCAAGACGATGGCGGAAGCGCAGTCACTGACAGCGGCGCTTGAGCAGGCGGGGATGGCGGTCCAGCTCCTGATGCCGGACAGTGATATCGATGAGTCCCGTCTGCTGATCGTCCCGAGCGTCCTGTCGAAAGGGCTGGAGTTCGATGCGGTGCTCATCGCGGCGTACACCGATCCATTCCGCGATACGGCGATCGACCGCAAACTCCTTTACGTGGCGATGACCCGCCCGATGCATGAGCTCCATATACTCGGCCGCGCTGCGGATGCGCTGCTCGGGTGA
- a CDS encoding ABC transporter permease, translated as MNELLPRLPFADWIDEGVDWLVDMFGPLFDGIATGLETTVEAFVEVLDFPPSILLAVIFAVIAWWLSTKKIAALTLFGFLFIDYLGYWYPMLQMLALVLTSVVIAIIIGVPIGIWMSQQLAARRIITPILDLMQTMPAFVYLIPAIFFFNIGVVPGLVASIIFAMPPTIRLTMLGIEQVPQDLIEATEAFGSTTWQRLLKVQIPLAKPNIMAGVNQSIMLSLSMVVIASMVGAPGLGTKVYQAVTQLKTGVGVETGVAIVLVAIILDRITQHAGRSKQGGNES; from the coding sequence ATGAATGAACTGCTTCCGAGACTGCCGTTTGCGGATTGGATCGATGAAGGGGTCGACTGGCTGGTCGATATGTTCGGGCCATTGTTTGACGGCATTGCAACCGGCTTGGAGACGACCGTTGAAGCATTCGTGGAAGTGCTCGACTTCCCGCCATCGATTCTGCTGGCTGTGATCTTCGCGGTGATCGCCTGGTGGCTGTCCACGAAGAAAATTGCGGCGCTGACACTGTTCGGCTTCCTGTTCATCGACTATTTGGGGTATTGGTACCCGATGCTGCAGATGCTTGCGCTGGTGCTGACGTCGGTGGTCATCGCCATCATCATCGGGGTGCCGATCGGCATTTGGATGTCCCAGCAGCTGGCGGCCCGTCGCATCATCACACCGATCCTCGACCTGATGCAGACGATGCCGGCGTTCGTCTATCTGATCCCGGCGATCTTCTTCTTCAATATCGGAGTGGTGCCGGGGCTCGTCGCTTCCATCATCTTTGCGATGCCGCCGACAATCCGGCTGACGATGCTCGGCATCGAACAGGTGCCGCAGGACTTGATTGAAGCGACGGAGGCGTTCGGCTCGACGACTTGGCAGCGCCTGCTGAAAGTGCAGATCCCGCTTGCAAAGCCGAACATCATGGCCGGTGTGAACCAGAGCATCATGCTGTCGCTGTCGATGGTCGTCATCGCCTCGATGGTCGGTGCACCGGGGCTCGGTACGAAAGTGTATCAGGCGGTCACCCAGCTGAAGACAGGGGTCGGCGTGGAAACAGGTGTCGCCATCGTATTGGTCGCCATCATTCTCGACAGGATTACGCAACATGCAGGACGATCCAAACAAGGGGGAAACGAATCATGA
- a CDS encoding GbsR/MarR family transcriptional regulator → MDAEEKLEKSRKRVTESIAQNIHLYGLPPSAGRQFGMMFFEDRPLTLDDMSAKLGMSKTSMSTSIRALSDGKLVERVWEKGVRKDLYKAKEDWYQIFIDMFTVQWRRAVSLHISAVRKSLRELRELKGDESLTEELLLEIDSDIEKLDYTLNYYDWLDRLIDAFEDHKIFDLVPLKEDEN, encoded by the coding sequence ATGGATGCAGAGGAAAAATTGGAAAAGTCCCGTAAACGAGTCACCGAGTCAATTGCGCAGAACATACATCTGTATGGCCTCCCGCCGTCTGCCGGCAGACAGTTCGGGATGATGTTCTTCGAGGATCGCCCGCTGACGCTGGATGATATGTCCGCTAAACTCGGGATGAGCAAAACGAGCATGAGCACCTCCATCCGTGCCCTGTCGGACGGGAAACTCGTAGAGCGGGTCTGGGAGAAAGGCGTGCGCAAGGATCTGTACAAAGCGAAGGAAGACTGGTACCAGATCTTCATCGACATGTTCACTGTCCAGTGGCGAAGAGCCGTCTCCCTCCATATTTCAGCCGTCCGGAAGTCGCTCCGTGAGCTGCGCGAGCTGAAAGGCGATGAGAGTCTGACGGAAGAACTCCTTCTGGAGATTGACAGTGATATCGAAAAGCTCGATTACACGCTCAATTATTATGACTGGCTCGACCGTCTGATCGATGCGTTTGAGGATCATAAGATTTTTGACCTGGTCCCTTTGAAAGAAGATGAAAACTGA
- a CDS encoding glycine betaine ABC transporter substrate-binding protein, which yields MTKKLAGISAVSLLALGLAACGDDDADKGSASGGSSDKPVGEQVDYKITGIDPGAGIMEATNRAIDDYGLDKWTLTTGSGAAMTAALKKAYDKEEPIIVTGWSPHWMFTKYDLKYLDDPEGSYGGDEEIHTIGSMKLKDEKPEAHEILSNFKWEEDDMGTVMVDIIDGKDPEEAAQSWIDDNPDKVAEWTDGVEDVDGDEFKFVYVAWDSTVASTNVMAKVLESKGYNVKMSQVEAGPMWTAVADGSADALLAGWLPVTHKTYAEKYDGKFEDVGVSMEGVKIGLTVPEYMDIDSIEDLKE from the coding sequence TTGACGAAAAAACTAGCAGGAATCAGTGCGGTATCACTATTGGCGTTGGGGCTCGCAGCATGCGGCGACGATGACGCGGACAAAGGCAGCGCATCCGGCGGATCTTCGGATAAACCGGTCGGCGAACAAGTCGATTACAAGATCACCGGTATCGACCCGGGCGCAGGCATCATGGAAGCGACGAACCGTGCCATCGACGATTATGGCCTCGACAAATGGACATTGACGACAGGCTCCGGGGCTGCCATGACGGCCGCTCTGAAGAAAGCGTATGACAAAGAGGAGCCGATCATCGTGACGGGCTGGTCGCCGCACTGGATGTTCACGAAATACGACCTGAAGTATCTGGATGACCCGGAAGGCTCGTACGGCGGCGATGAAGAGATCCATACCATCGGCAGCATGAAGCTGAAAGATGAAAAGCCGGAAGCCCATGAAATCCTGTCGAACTTCAAGTGGGAAGAGGACGATATGGGGACTGTCATGGTGGACATCATCGACGGGAAAGATCCCGAAGAAGCGGCACAGAGCTGGATCGATGACAATCCGGACAAAGTCGCGGAATGGACAGATGGTGTGGAAGATGTCGACGGCGATGAATTCAAATTCGTCTATGTTGCATGGGACAGCACAGTGGCCAGCACGAATGTGATGGCGAAAGTGCTGGAGAGCAAAGGCTATAACGTCAAGATGTCACAAGTGGAAGCCGGTCCGATGTGGACAGCGGTCGCTGACGGCAGTGCCGATGCCCTGCTCGCAGGATGGCTGCCGGTGACACACAAGACGTATGCTGAAAAGTATGACGGCAAGTTCGAAGATGTCGGCGTCAGCATGGAAGGTGTCAAGATCGGTCTGACAGTACCGGAATACATGGATATCGACTCAATTGAAGACTTGAAGGAATAA
- a CDS encoding PH domain-containing protein: MMTYRRYHPLTILFSIAGFLKNFGIIIVIMMLNIQSDSWLNRISRWLMLAALAATVISSILKWFTHRYAADTDAFRLEEGLFEKTERTVDYSRIQNIHRHRSLLHKLFGVTSVTFETGTSGMNASVKFDVLAPTEADKLEAAVHAVHHPVAVESGASDEEGSGPAAPADRTVHFTPTRKDTVKAAFTSFSFLVLIAAAASILSKLDSIFSVDDYLKGRFSGLLTNGWVVAAAVILLVLLSVIAGLVWTFLKYGSYEIASDNERIFIRKGTVDETAFTIAKGRVQGVEITQSFMKRMLGLAEVKLISAGDLGDEEHEVSTLYPFLPVERAHTMIHELLPQFKVLGGMHRLPIKSLAVRLMKPYWVWLIVTAALVYFRPSIFGLTLGWLLVAFVLLLLTAAGRAAGYWNTQYAMDGVYIQLSEGVFEKTTFLTRREKIIEASVKRTKLQQMTGLATIRFINRAHPVRHADLPDVPLQEALAFLRWYYGRQEDVQNR; the protein is encoded by the coding sequence ATGATGACATACCGACGCTATCATCCGCTGACGATCCTATTCAGCATCGCTGGCTTCCTGAAGAATTTCGGGATCATCATCGTCATAATGATGCTCAACATCCAGTCGGACTCCTGGCTGAATCGGATCAGCCGCTGGCTCATGCTGGCCGCGCTTGCCGCGACGGTCATCAGCAGCATTCTGAAATGGTTCACGCATCGATATGCGGCAGACACCGACGCGTTCCGGCTGGAGGAAGGACTGTTTGAAAAGACGGAGCGCACTGTCGATTACAGCCGCATCCAGAATATCCACCGGCATCGGTCACTGCTCCATAAACTGTTCGGGGTGACCTCGGTGACATTCGAAACTGGCACGTCCGGTATGAATGCAAGTGTCAAATTCGATGTGCTGGCTCCCACGGAAGCTGACAAGCTGGAAGCAGCGGTGCATGCTGTACACCATCCGGTCGCTGTGGAAAGCGGGGCAAGTGATGAGGAGGGCAGCGGCCCGGCTGCACCTGCCGACCGGACTGTCCACTTCACGCCGACCCGGAAAGATACGGTGAAAGCCGCATTCACATCCTTCAGTTTCCTTGTCCTGATTGCAGCGGCTGCATCGATTCTGTCGAAGCTCGATTCGATCTTCAGCGTTGACGACTATTTGAAAGGCCGGTTCAGCGGCTTGCTGACGAACGGCTGGGTCGTTGCGGCTGCTGTCATCCTGCTTGTCCTGCTGTCTGTAATAGCGGGACTGGTATGGACATTCTTGAAATATGGAAGCTATGAAATCGCTTCGGATAATGAACGGATCTTCATCCGGAAAGGGACTGTCGACGAGACAGCATTCACTATTGCTAAAGGAAGGGTGCAGGGGGTAGAAATCACCCAGTCGTTCATGAAGCGGATGCTCGGCTTGGCAGAAGTGAAATTGATCAGTGCTGGCGACTTGGGGGATGAGGAGCACGAAGTGAGCACCCTCTATCCGTTCCTGCCGGTCGAACGGGCGCATACGATGATCCATGAGCTGCTGCCGCAGTTCAAAGTGCTCGGAGGGATGCATCGGCTGCCGATAAAATCCCTCGCAGTACGGCTCATGAAACCGTATTGGGTCTGGCTCATTGTGACGGCAGCACTGGTGTACTTCCGGCCATCCATCTTCGGGCTGACGCTTGGCTGGCTGCTCGTGGCGTTTGTTTTGCTGCTGTTGACCGCAGCGGGCCGGGCTGCAGGCTACTGGAATACGCAGTATGCGATGGACGGCGTGTACATCCAGCTGAGTGAAGGAGTTTTTGAAAAAACGACCTTCCTGACACGCCGTGAAAAAATCATCGAGGCATCAGTCAAGCGGACAAAACTGCAGCAGATGACAGGGCTTGCCACCATCCGGTTCATCAATCGGGCGCATCCTGTCCGGCATGCGGACCTGCCGGATGTCCCTCTTCAGGAAGCACTTGCATTCCTCCGTTGGTATTACGGCCGCCAAGAGGACGTACAGAACAGGTGA
- a CDS encoding methyl-accepting chemotaxis protein, which produces MKRVKGFKSLKGRLLTAFGIVVLMVLGMGIYVIFSVNSVNKMTKEIVEQDAQLMAVDLKLANTMAGRLSAVRAYILFGEDSYKQEFEELTKEGIALQAEAEKLGTSGEFGDLVDRMISWRKKLTTEVIDMYDQNRPERAADNLKSLSVEGNGLIDEYHEIADHREQLTMDHGREIIASGKQTLTWIFIVLLAVLVVSIVAALVTGRIITAPIRRVMDRMNQIADGDLSQKPLEVRTRDEVGQLAAATNEMSSRTRSMLNDIDGVSSSVSAHSEELTQSSNEVNLASRQIAVTMQELTSGIESEANTATDLAMVMERFAERVEDANARGESVREASESVLVKTGTGSELMRASSEQMERIDAIVQDAVEKIKGLDAQSQEISKLVVVIKDIADQTNLLALNAAIEAARAGEHGKGFAVVAEEVRKLAEQVAVSVTDITGIVGTIQQESGSVAGSLETGYEEVEKGTAQLQTTQVTFEEIRQAVEAMAEDIDIISKNLEDITAGSEEMSESVEEIAAISEQSAAGVQETSAASQQTSSSMEEVAGSSAQLAQLAEDLNGLVRAFKL; this is translated from the coding sequence ATGAAACGCGTGAAAGGATTCAAAAGTTTGAAAGGCCGTCTGCTGACGGCATTCGGGATTGTTGTCCTGATGGTTTTGGGAATGGGAATCTATGTGATCTTTTCGGTCAATTCGGTGAACAAGATGACGAAGGAGATTGTGGAGCAGGATGCGCAACTGATGGCTGTCGATCTGAAACTCGCCAATACGATGGCGGGCCGTCTGTCGGCGGTGCGGGCATACATACTGTTCGGGGAGGATTCCTATAAGCAGGAATTCGAGGAATTGACAAAAGAAGGGATCGCCCTGCAGGCGGAAGCGGAAAAGCTCGGCACGTCGGGGGAATTCGGCGACTTGGTCGATCGGATGATCAGCTGGCGGAAGAAGCTGACGACGGAAGTCATCGATATGTATGATCAGAACCGTCCGGAACGTGCGGCGGATAACCTGAAGTCCCTGTCGGTCGAAGGCAATGGATTGATCGATGAATATCATGAAATCGCGGATCATCGGGAACAGCTGACGATGGACCACGGCCGTGAGATCATCGCGAGCGGGAAGCAGACCCTCACTTGGATTTTCATCGTCCTGCTGGCGGTGCTGGTTGTCAGTATCGTAGCGGCGCTGGTGACCGGACGCATTATCACAGCACCGATCCGCCGTGTCATGGACCGTATGAACCAGATTGCGGATGGAGATCTGAGCCAGAAACCGCTCGAGGTGCGCACGCGGGATGAAGTCGGCCAGCTGGCTGCGGCGACGAACGAGATGAGCAGCCGAACACGCAGTATGCTGAATGACATCGATGGCGTGTCTTCATCCGTTTCGGCACACAGTGAAGAGCTGACCCAGTCGTCGAACGAAGTCAATCTGGCGTCCCGTCAGATTGCGGTGACGATGCAGGAATTGACATCGGGTATCGAGAGTGAAGCGAATACAGCGACAGATCTGGCGATGGTGATGGAGCGGTTCGCGGAGCGTGTGGAAGATGCGAACGCCCGTGGGGAATCGGTCCGGGAAGCGTCCGAGTCGGTATTGGTGAAGACGGGAACCGGATCCGAACTCATGAGGGCATCTTCCGAACAGATGGAGCGGATCGATGCGATCGTCCAGGATGCCGTTGAGAAGATCAAAGGGCTGGACGCCCAGTCGCAGGAGATTTCGAAACTCGTTGTCGTCATCAAGGATATCGCGGACCAGACGAATCTGCTGGCACTGAACGCGGCAATCGAAGCGGCACGCGCAGGTGAGCACGGCAAAGGGTTCGCCGTCGTCGCAGAGGAAGTACGGAAATTGGCCGAACAGGTTGCAGTATCCGTGACGGATATCACCGGCATCGTCGGTACGATCCAGCAGGAATCCGGCAGTGTGGCCGGTTCCCTTGAAACTGGTTATGAAGAAGTCGAAAAAGGTACTGCACAGCTGCAGACGACCCAGGTGACGTTCGAAGAGATCCGCCAGGCAGTGGAAGCGATGGCAGAGGATATCGACATTATTTCGAAGAACCTGGAAGATATCACGGCAGGCAGTGAAGAGATGAGCGAATCGGTCGAAGAGATTGCGGCCATCTCCGAGCAGTCCGCGGCCGGAGTGCAGGAGACATCCGCCGCATCCCAGCAGACGAGCAGCTCCATGGAAGAAGTCGCTGGCAGTTCGGCGCAGCTCGCCCAGCTGGCGGAGGACTTGAACGGCCTGGTGCGTGCGTTTAAATTGTAA
- a CDS encoding PH domain-containing protein, with protein MEQEIKMPEQRLAEQTVPALRLGSTVGHGVTAVLLAVLYGLNVWFSWGRWAEWTIAILAALTLLSAVWGIGVRPVLLHRYYRYSADEEFLQLKSGAFHEVHELVPMAKIQAVSTNQGPILRRYNLYSLEIETMGSTHGIPALKKETALELRNMIAVYAKIREVDE; from the coding sequence ATGGAACAGGAAATCAAAATGCCCGAGCAACGGCTGGCGGAACAGACGGTGCCGGCGCTGCGGCTCGGATCCACGGTGGGACATGGCGTCACTGCAGTGCTGCTGGCCGTTTTGTACGGGCTGAATGTCTGGTTCTCTTGGGGCCGCTGGGCGGAATGGACGATAGCCATCTTGGCGGCACTCACTTTGCTGTCCGCCGTCTGGGGAATCGGGGTTCGGCCTGTACTGTTGCATCGGTACTACCGTTACAGTGCGGATGAGGAGTTTCTCCAGCTGAAATCCGGCGCCTTCCATGAAGTCCATGAATTGGTGCCAATGGCGAAAATCCAGGCGGTCTCGACGAATCAGGGACCGATCTTGCGGCGCTACAACTTGTACTCACTGGAAATTGAAACCATGGGGTCGACCCATGGGATTCCGGCATTGAAGAAAGAGACGGCGCTCGAACTGCGTAACATGATCGCAGTCTATGCAAAAATCCGGGAAGTGGATGAATGA
- a CDS encoding quaternary amine ABC transporter ATP-binding protein — protein sequence MKEARTSKKIEVRNATKIFGKSPKRAAQLLKEGKSKKEILKETGSTVGVNNAAFDVLDGEIFVIMGLSGSGKSTLVRLLNRLIEPTSGQILIDGVDIVAMNKEQLRTVRRKKMGMVFQNFALFPHKTILQNTEYGLEIQGADKVMRKERAVNSLAKVGLAGYEAQYPGQLSGGMQQRVGLARALANDPDILLMDEAFSALDPLIRKDMQDELLQLHEEMGKTIIFITHDLDEALRIGDRIAIMKDGVIAQIGTPEEILMNPSNEYVERFVEDVDLSKVLTANHIMKHADTVQIDRGPRVALRLMENLRISSIYVVDKGGRLMGALTAQDAVKAAEKNLKIEDVLITDVITVPGDSVLTELFDIVSTAVIPVAVVDERDRMKGIIIRGALIGALAGDNSFINENGEIDAEPSVEAEVAAHE from the coding sequence ATGAAAGAAGCACGTACATCCAAGAAAATCGAAGTGAGGAATGCGACGAAAATCTTCGGCAAATCGCCGAAACGCGCAGCTCAGCTTCTGAAAGAAGGAAAATCGAAGAAAGAGATCCTGAAGGAAACCGGCTCGACCGTAGGTGTCAACAATGCAGCGTTCGATGTACTGGACGGTGAAATCTTTGTCATCATGGGATTATCGGGCAGCGGAAAGTCAACGCTTGTCCGTCTGCTGAATCGGCTGATCGAGCCGACTTCGGGCCAAATCCTGATCGACGGCGTCGATATCGTGGCTATGAACAAAGAGCAGCTGCGCACGGTCCGCCGGAAAAAGATGGGGATGGTGTTCCAGAACTTCGCGCTGTTCCCGCACAAGACGATCCTGCAGAACACGGAGTACGGTCTCGAGATCCAAGGGGCCGATAAGGTGATGCGGAAGGAACGTGCCGTCAATTCCCTGGCCAAGGTCGGGCTCGCCGGCTATGAAGCGCAGTATCCCGGCCAGCTGAGCGGCGGCATGCAGCAGCGGGTCGGACTGGCAAGAGCGCTTGCGAACGATCCGGACATCCTGCTGATGGATGAGGCGTTCAGCGCGCTCGATCCGCTGATCCGCAAAGATATGCAGGACGAACTGCTGCAGCTCCATGAAGAGATGGGCAAGACGATCATCTTCATCACCCATGATCTCGATGAGGCACTGCGGATCGGGGATCGGATCGCCATCATGAAAGACGGCGTGATCGCACAGATCGGCACGCCCGAAGAAATCCTCATGAACCCTTCCAATGAGTACGTCGAACGGTTCGTCGAGGACGTGGACCTTTCCAAGGTGCTGACAGCGAACCATATCATGAAACACGCGGACACCGTCCAGATCGACCGGGGCCCGCGGGTGGCGCTGCGCCTCATGGAGAACTTGCGCATCTCCTCCATCTATGTCGTCGACAAAGGCGGCCGGCTGATGGGAGCCCTCACTGCGCAGGATGCGGTGAAGGCTGCGGAGAAGAACCTGAAAATCGAAGACGTCCTGATCACCGATGTCATCACCGTGCCGGGGGACAGTGTCCTGACCGAGCTGTTCGACATCGTCTCGACAGCCGTCATTCCGGTGGCTGTCGTGGATGAAAGGGATCGGATGAAAGGCATCATCATCCGCGGGGCACTGATCGGCGCGCTCGCCGGTGACAACTCGTTCATCAACGAAAACGGTGAGATCGACGCAGAGCCGTCAGTGGAAGCGGAGGTGGCTGCACATGAATGA